From the genome of Prosthecobacter fusiformis:
CGTCCGCTGATTTCCTTTGATGCCGCAGGCACGCTCATCCAGGTGCAGGAGCCCGTAGGCAGGACCTATGCTGCCTTTGCCAGGCGGCATGGCCTAGACGTTGACGAGAGCGCTCTGAAGCCCGCTTTCCGCAGTGCCTGGGCGCGCTCACCCGTACGCCTTTGGCCGGAGGGACAATGCGCGCCTGATGATGACCGCTCATGGTGGCGCGGATTGGTGGCGGATGTCTTCAGTGAAGCCTTGCAGGCCCCTTTGGAGGCATCCCGGCTGGATCCGCTGTTTGATGAACTGTATGCCCACTTTGCCAAGCCTCAGGCATGGATAGTGTATGATGATGTTTTGCCTGTGCTGTCGGATCTAGCCAGGGATCATCAGCTCTGTGTCCTGTCCAATTTTGATCGTCGTCTTCGCCCCATTCTGGCCGGGCATGGTCTGGAC
Proteins encoded in this window:
- a CDS encoding HAD-IA family hydrolase → MSRPLISFDAAGTLIQVQEPVGRTYAAFARRHGLDVDESALKPAFRSAWARSPVRLWPEGQCAPDDDRSWWRGLVADVFSEALQAPLEASRLDPLFDELYAHFAKPQAWIVYDDVLPVLSDLARDHQLCVLSNFDRRLRPILAGHGLDRFFAQVILSSEVGASKPHPRMFATALRLMQANAETSWHVGDDEKCDITGALSCGWKAYQVDRPQQGLKPLLEKVRFE